In Pseudomonas flavescens, the sequence CATCACCAGGAGTTCTTCCATGATCATGCAGATATCCTCCGAGTCGTCGACGAGCAAAATGCTTAAACCGGAAAAGTGTCCGCCAGCCTCGCTCGTGCTCACCACAGCTTCATCGTCTTTCTGATAAAGCGGTAGCCAGACACTGAAGGTCGCCCCAAGCCCTACGCCCGGCGAGCTGACCTCGATCTTTCCTTGGTGCGCATCCACCAGCTCCTTGACCAAAGCCAAGCCGATGCCTAACCCGTTCTTGCGCACAGAGCGACGGTGATCGCTAACCTGCCCGAACAACTCGAATATCTTTGGCAATGATTCAGCGGCAATCCCCTCACCTTGATCGCGGACAGTTAGCTTCAGATAGTCCTCGTCCTGGCTTAGCCCCACATGCAGCACGCCGCCGTTCTCACTGAACTTCAAAGCGTTGTTCAGCAGATTCCAGATTATCTGCTCCACACGTATCGGGTCTGCGTCTGCAACCAGGGGGTCGCTGCCCGCTGCCGGCATCTGCATCGTAATAGCGATGTCCCGGTCAGTGGCTTCGGCCTGCAAGACACCGACAATTTCTTCGATGCACGGCTGCAAACTCACAGGAGCAAGGTTCAATTTGAACTTACCGGTGTTGATACGCGACAGATCAAGCAGGTCATCAATGATGCGCGCCTGGCTGCGTACCGAGCCAAGAATTGTATGAACAGCCCTGGCCGCAATGGCCTGCGTCTTGACTACCGACAGGCGCGACATCAGCTCGGCGTTTAGCTGAATCAAGTTCAGCGGGTGCTTCAGCTCGTGGGACATCATGGCGAAGAACTCATCTTTGAGCCTGTCATTCGCCTGGTTCTGCACCAGAAGGCTCTCCTGCTCCGCTTCATGGTGCTTCTTGTCGGTGATATCGCGGCCGATCTTCGCATAGCCATGCAAACCGCCGTTGGACAAGGACGTCAGGACGCTGCTGCAAAAGAACTGGGTGCCATCCTTGCGCACATGCCAGCGGTCATCTTCTGCCCTGCCCGCCTCCAATGCCGTACTCAACTCTTTTTCAAATATACCCGCCGCGCGGTCTTCATCACTATGAATAAGCCCAGCGGAGCGACCGATCATTTCCGCCTCGGCATAGCCATAAAGCCGCTCAGCACCCAGGTTCCACCCCGTCACATGACCTTTCGAATCCATGGTGATGATGCTGTAATCTTGGGTCGTTTCCGCAGCCAGACGAAGCCGCTCCTCTCCCTCTTTGACCCGATCCTCGGCAAGCCGCCGTTCGGTAATGTCAATGAAGGTAAGTACCGCCCCATCTATGATGTTTTCCGTGGTGCGGTACGGGAGCATGCGCGCGATGTACCAACGCTGCCCCGAGCTCGCGACTTCACGTTCGATGAGGCGCAGCGATTCGAATGCTGTCGAGGCATCATCGGCCATGTCGGCGTAGTCGAGGCGATGAGTGATATCGAGTAGCGAGCGGCCGACATCCGAGTTGATGATGCTGAATATCTCGGAGGCACGAGGCGTGAAGGACTTTATGCGCATGTTGCGGTCGACAAAGACGGTAGCAATATCCGTGGAAGCAATGAAGTTCTGCAGATCGTCATTGATCTGGCCGGTCTCTTCGACCTTGGACTTGAGCTCCTGATTGACGGTGATCAATTCCTCATTGATCGACTGCAACTCCTCCTTGCTGGTTTCCAGCTCCTCGGTCGTTGATCTCAGTTCCTCGTTGATGGCCTGCAGTTCTTCGTTGGACGCCTTGAGCTCTTCTGTGGAGGTTTCAGCCTGCTCAATGGTTGATTGAAGCTGCTCCTTGGTGCTCTGCAGCTCTCTCTCCAACTGCGACAACACGCTGTCCTTGCCCTCTTTTGGCGAAGAGGCTGCATCCGCGCTCATGGTTTCTTCGACTTCGTCGAACAGAACCAGAGCGAAGTCGGCGTCCATGTCGCGAAAGGGTCGGGCAATCATGTTGATGTAATAACTGCGCTCGTCACGCTGATGCCGTACCCGACGCGCCTCCACACTCTTGCCCGTGTGGAATGCCTGGAACAGTGCTGTACGCAGCTCCAAGCGCAGCGATGGGTGAATCAAGGAGAGCAAGTTATGAGAAGGCTCACCGCCCACATAACGTAAAAAGCGCCCCGCCTGATCGGACATGTGCACGATGTCCGATTCGTGATTGACGATTACACTCGGCGGCGCATATTGCTCAAGCACGCGCTGATGTAGATCGGCGAAGGAAATTTTCCGGCGCTCGGGAGATGCGGTTTGGCTGGTACGCACCGACGCCGTGTTTGCTTCGAAGGGTAACGGTGAACTGGGACGAATCTGGGCAGCGCCGGCCTTGGCACGGTAGATACGGTTTTTCTTGTCGACAGGTGTGAACAGCTCAAGACAGATATCGGCCGACTCGGAACTGCCGAGGAACAGATACCCACCTGGCAACAGGGCGAAATGGAACATCTGTAGGATCTGCGCCTGAACATCACGGTCGAGATAGATGAGCAAGTTCCGGCAAGAAATCAGATGCAGCTTGGAAAAGGGGGGGTCACGCAACAGGCTATGCATGGCGAACAACACGCGCTCGCGTATCTCCTTCTTGACCCGATAGCGCGACTGCTCCTTTGTAAAATACTGGCGCAAACGCGCTGGCGAAATATCTGGAAGCACCGACTCTGGGTACAGTCCAGTACGGCCAGTGGCAATGGAATGCTCATCGATGTCAGTAGCGAAAACCTGATAGGTACAATCGCGCTGGCTGTATGCGATCTGATCCGCCAGCAACATGGACAATGAGTACGCCTCTTCCCCCGATGAGCAGCCGGCACTCCAGACCCTGACAGCTTCACTTTCGGACGGAATGTCGAAAAGACGTGGGATGATGTCGCGCTCAAGCGTTTCGAAAGCTTCGCGATCACGGAAGAAGTTGGTCACCCCAATCAGCATGTCGTCGAGTAGCTTCTTCGACTCTTCGGTGTGCTCCTGTAAAAATGTACGGTACGCCGGTAGGTCATTGACGCGGTTGACCTGCATCCGTCGCTCAATTCGCCGCAAGACCGTTGCCCGTTTGTAATGCTTGAAGTCATGGCCGGTACGCGTGCGCAGGAGCGTGAGGATTTCTTTCAGAGCAGCCTCGGCAGCGTTCGCCTGCTCGGGATCTTGAATACGCTGATGAGGGGTTGGAATGTCTACATCCGCGGGTAGCTGGATGTTCCGCATGGTGTCCCACAGCTCTATTAACTTCTGCGGAATTTCAATCACGGGGAGGGTGAAGTCGACCTGGCCTGTTGCAATGGCGCTGCGCGGCATATCGTCGTATTCAGCGTCGCCCGGCGACTGGGCAATGGTTACCCCGCCCTGCTCTTTGACGCGAGATAGCCCCGATGAACCGTCGCTACCGCTACCGGTCAGGATCACGCTGATGGCCCGCTCCTGATGTGCATCGGCCAGCGTACGCATGAACAAGTCGATCGCAATATTGCGAGGCTGATTTTCGGGCATATCCGTTACCCGTAAATAACCATCGTTCATGGTCAATTGTTTGCCAGGTGAAATCAGATAAATGCAGTTGGGTTCGATGGGCACCGGCTTGCTCACCTGACGAACTTTCATCTTGGTGGCTTTCTGCAGGATGCTGTCGGCGTTGCTTTCGTGGGTGGGAGACAGGTGCATGACCACCACGAACGCCATGCCATTGTTGCTTGGCATGTGTTCGAACAACCGCAATAAAGCGCTCAGCCCTCCTGCTGATGCGCCCAGCCCGACGACTGGAAATCTCAAGTGGCTCGGTTCAACCGGTGTAGAGGGAGTTCCAGCATTACGCGTGGGCTTGCTCATCCATGGTCCTAATTGTTGTCCCGCGTACGGGAGACCTCAGTGAAGAGTGTGGCGTGATTGAAAGCGACCTAATCAGCCCCGGCTGGGAGTAACGATGTTCTGAAGCCCCTCATAGAGAAGCTACGTAGAACAGCGACGAAGTATTGAATTTATTATAGCCAGCGAAGCCAACGCGGCGTGAAAAATCTGCCGGTACGCACCGTCAACACAGCGGGCCCGTGATATTAAATTGCCGCATTCCACCAACTTATTTTTAATTTGGAGAGTTCGGCCAGAGCAGGCAGATTCATGAGTAATACGCGGAGTAATAAGGATAATCAGCAGTGCGTGAACCAACGATCATTTCGCTCAGCCAATTGGTCAATATCGCCGTATATGCTTTTTGATCACTGTCTTGCGTTAATGCATGATCAGCACCATTCATTATGCGATGCGATAACGAATGCGCTTTTTCAAACGAGGCCCGATAATTCATTAAAGTGGTATGCGGAACGAAATCGTCGAACTCGGATTCAACAAGCAACGCGTCACCCGTGAATTTAGCGCAGGCACTCAGTGCTCTGTTCTGAGCTGCAGTGAGAGCCGACCGTCGATACTGCGCTAAACGCTCACGATCCAATGATTGCTTGGGACAGCTCCATTCTTCATCCCAATACAGCGCCGGCACACGCAACGCCAACCAACGCACGGCGCGAAGCTCTGTGAGGATGGCAGACAGGTAGCCGCCGTAGCTGGTACCTATGACCGCAATCTTCTCGGGATCAATAGTTGGTTGGCTCACCAGGCGGTCGTAAGCAGCAACGATATCGGCCAGGCTATCTTCACGCGATACCCTCTGCCTGCTGGCAGCAGTCTGTTCGTGACCACGCATGTCAAACGTCAGGCATACGCAACCGAACCCAGCAATGCCCCTGGCCCGCGCTAGGTCGCGTTGTTGGTTGCCACCCCAGCCATGAACAAAAAGCACACCCGGCACCTTACGTTCAGGCGACATCAAGGTGCCCACCATGAGCTCGTTCCCAACCTCAATATTGATCTTTTCGCTATGTGCGGCCATCGGTTTCAACCTTCACGTATCTGCTGAGCGTCCCATGGGGAGCGATGTAGCGACGTTGAAGCAGTTGCGCGCCCGATGGCGCATCATCGCTGTAGGACTCGTAGGTACTGGCACATACCTGTGACAGCTGAGGATCTTGCTGCAGGGCCTGTAGCGCGACGAGCTCCGCGGCGCTGGCACCGCCAAGCCGCCATGACTGCTCCAGAACCCCGGATCGCTGACAACCGGAATGGTCAACGCCCTGGGCGATGTCATAATTACGCCTCGATGCAATCAAGCCATAAATCTCAAGCGCTGCCTGTTCGTAGCACTGCGCCTGATCAATGGCTTCGCGCGCCTGAGCATCGAGTGGCAGAGCCTGCAGCTCTGCATAACCGCCTCGCACTATGCTCAGCTTCGAGCCGCCGTAAACCTCATGCCCGTTATCATCACGAGTCAGTCGCTGCGTGCCAAAATAGCTCGCGGTAATGCCTGCGACAGTCACCTGCCCCACGCTAAACGTCGCGACACGTTGCAGATGCTCCTCGAACACCAGACCCCACTGCTTCACTTCTTCAGCGTCCTGACCGTCGAGACACGCCTCCAATTCGGCCTGGTCTGCAATCAATTGCTGGCCGCGTCCGGCTCTTCCACGCACTGGCTTAATTCTCACTGGCCCGTTATGCAACAAGCGCGTCGCTGCATGCCTTGCATCCTCCAGATCGAAAGCCGTGTTGCCGGCCAATACCGAGGATTTAATACGAGCATGAAAAGCGGCGCTCCAACCTTCAGGTACGTGCCTGGGCTCGTCGATCAACGGATGGCTGATGGCCTTGGTTGCCATGAAGGGTTGCGGCACCGCACCACCAAAAAAATTCTCCGCTCGGCCTATGCCAAGGCGACCTATGGCCTCTAAGCCGATGACCGTGTCGGAGGGCAACAAGTAACAGTCGTCATTCGGGAGATCCTGACCACGCCAACCCAACAAAGGGATTGCCAATAGCGAGGCCAGCTTTTCGCCTAGCAGTAGCTGCATTTCAGCGTCGTGCTCAGGCAATGCCGCATTCATATCAATCAATGCAACACCTCTTGTGCTCGTCATAGCCGATCCGCCTTACGTGATATGCGCGTGAGAATCACCTTTGCGACTGCGGGCCCCTACACGCCGTTGAGTGTCCCGATGTATGAGGGCGCAAAGGTGATTACGAGCTGTACTGAGTTACGGGAGAGGATTGCCGCCCGTTACACCAAATACCTCGCCAGTGATGTAGCTCGATTCCTGTGAAGCGAGCAGGACATACAAGGAGGCGCACTCCGCAGGCTGGCCAGGTCGCTTCATGGGCGTCTGCGAACCAAACGTGGGAATCTTCTCGGCGGGTTGACCAGCGGTAGGCTGCAACACTGTCCAGATTGGCCCTGGGGCCACGGCATTGACACGAATGCCCTGGTCGATCACCTGGCCGGCCAGGGCTTTTGTGAATGCGACGATAGCGGCCTTGGTGGATGCGTAGTCGAGCAGCGTCTTGGAAGGATCGTAGGACTGAATCGAGGCGGTGTTGATGATCGTGGCGCCGGCGGGCATATGCGGAACGGCAGCTTTGCACAGCCAGAACATCGCATAGACGTTGGTCTTGAAGGTGTCATCGAACTGCTGCGTGGTCAGGTCACTAATATGATGCTGGGCTATTTGCTTGCCTGCGACATTGACGAGGATGTCCAGACCGCCAAGGGCCTCCACCGCATTTGCGACCAACGAGGTGCAGAATGCTTCGTCCTTAAGATCCCCGGGCAAAGCGACGGCCCGCCGCCCTTCCGCTTCTATTAGCTTCACAACCTGTAAGGCATCAGTCTCTTCCTCTGGCAGGTAATTCAATACGATATCTGCACCTTCGCGGGCATAGGCAATCGCAGCAGCACGCCCAATTCCAGAATCCGCGCCAGTGATCAGAGCCTTGCGACCGACCAAACGACCAAAGCCCACGTAGCTCTGCTCACCGTGGTCTGGTTCCGGAACCATCCGTTGGCCGAGTCCAGGCTCTGGCTGTTGCTGGGAGGGGAACTCGGGTTGCGGGTACTGAGTGAGGGGGTTTTGCATAGCGTACTGATTTTGCTGGTTACGGGTCATTACACATACTCCTTCGAGCGGGTTCATCACTAAGCCGTCAGGCGCCACCTCAATCGCTTAAGCCATCGCTGCGGAGCGCCGACGTTAAAGTTAGGAAGCAGCGCTTTATGATGAAGTTCAACCCATTGGAGTAGCGGTAGTAGTGCTTGCGAGAGCTCAGCAAAATCATTCTGAGAAAACGCTCACTGGAATAGTTGAAGGAATCCCCAGCGACTGTTGGATGAGCTTTTCCACCTAGCGGCTGTCGATACCAGCCAAACGGCAATTAAGCAGCCAGGCTCAAAATTTATCCGCTCTTCGCCTAGCCGTTTGCTTTGCAGAAGCTCAAGGATGCCACCGGAGAATTCCCTTGAGCGCGTAAAGCGCACTGTTCAGTTGCACCTCTTTGCGACTGCCAAAAAAGCGCTCCTTCCGGGTGACGATTTGCGTGTTTCCATTATCCTGAAACGCCCACGCGAACCAAACCGTGCCAGGCGGCACGCCGTCCATCGCGTCATCGCCTGTAACCCCGGTGGTGGCTACTGCAACGTTGGCAACGCTGTTCATCAGCGCCCCCTTCGCCATTTCTACTACCACCTCTTCGCTGGTCAGCCCAAACGTATCCATGGTTAATTGGCTGACTTCGAGCTCGCGCGCTTTTGCAGAAGGTGAATACACCACATAGCCGCAATCCAGGCAGCTCCCGCAGCCCGATGCCTCAGTAAGCAGAGCGGCTATGCGCCCGCCTGTACAGGA encodes:
- a CDS encoding CheR family methyltransferase, whose protein sequence is MSKPTRNAGTPSTPVEPSHLRFPVVGLGASAGGLSALLRLFEHMPSNNGMAFVVVMHLSPTHESNADSILQKATKMKVRQVSKPVPIEPNCIYLISPGKQLTMNDGYLRVTDMPENQPRNIAIDLFMRTLADAHQERAISVILTGSGSDGSSGLSRVKEQGGVTIAQSPGDAEYDDMPRSAIATGQVDFTLPVIEIPQKLIELWDTMRNIQLPADVDIPTPHQRIQDPEQANAAEAALKEILTLLRTRTGHDFKHYKRATVLRRIERRMQVNRVNDLPAYRTFLQEHTEESKKLLDDMLIGVTNFFRDREAFETLERDIIPRLFDIPSESEAVRVWSAGCSSGEEAYSLSMLLADQIAYSQRDCTYQVFATDIDEHSIATGRTGLYPESVLPDISPARLRQYFTKEQSRYRVKKEIRERVLFAMHSLLRDPPFSKLHLISCRNLLIYLDRDVQAQILQMFHFALLPGGYLFLGSSESADICLELFTPVDKKNRIYRAKAGAAQIRPSSPLPFEANTASVRTSQTASPERRKISFADLHQRVLEQYAPPSVIVNHESDIVHMSDQAGRFLRYVGGEPSHNLLSLIHPSLRLELRTALFQAFHTGKSVEARRVRHQRDERSYYINMIARPFRDMDADFALVLFDEVEETMSADAASSPKEGKDSVLSQLERELQSTKEQLQSTIEQAETSTEELKASNEELQAINEELRSTTEELETSKEELQSINEELITVNQELKSKVEETGQINDDLQNFIASTDIATVFVDRNMRIKSFTPRASEIFSIINSDVGRSLLDITHRLDYADMADDASTAFESLRLIEREVASSGQRWYIARMLPYRTTENIIDGAVLTFIDITERRLAEDRVKEGEERLRLAAETTQDYSIITMDSKGHVTGWNLGAERLYGYAEAEMIGRSAGLIHSDEDRAAGIFEKELSTALEAGRAEDDRWHVRKDGTQFFCSSVLTSLSNGGLHGYAKIGRDITDKKHHEAEQESLLVQNQANDRLKDEFFAMMSHELKHPLNLIQLNAELMSRLSVVKTQAIAARAVHTILGSVRSQARIIDDLLDLSRINTGKFKLNLAPVSLQPCIEEIVGVLQAEATDRDIAITMQMPAAGSDPLVADADPIRVEQIIWNLLNNALKFSENGGVLHVGLSQDEDYLKLTVRDQGEGIAAESLPKIFELFGQVSDHRRSVRKNGLGIGLALVKELVDAHQGKIEVSSPGVGLGATFSVWLPLYQKDDEAVVSTSEAGGHFSGLSILLVDDSEDICMIMEELLVMEGASVTIAHDGSTALGLLEVQEFDLILSDIGMPGMDGHELLRHVRKLPLHMNTAAVALTGYGGSSDIETALEAGFNAHISKPISIETLEQVLIDVMTEKKRAE
- a CDS encoding alpha/beta hydrolase family protein, whose amino-acid sequence is MAAHSEKINIEVGNELMVGTLMSPERKVPGVLFVHGWGGNQQRDLARARGIAGFGCVCLTFDMRGHEQTAASRQRVSREDSLADIVAAYDRLVSQPTIDPEKIAVIGTSYGGYLSAILTELRAVRWLALRVPALYWDEEWSCPKQSLDRERLAQYRRSALTAAQNRALSACAKFTGDALLVESEFDDFVPHTTLMNYRASFEKAHSLSHRIMNGADHALTQDSDQKAYTAILTNWLSEMIVGSRTADYPYYSAYYS
- a CDS encoding DUF3182 family protein, with translation MTSTRGVALIDMNAALPEHDAEMQLLLGEKLASLLAIPLLGWRGQDLPNDDCYLLPSDTVIGLEAIGRLGIGRAENFFGGAVPQPFMATKAISHPLIDEPRHVPEGWSAAFHARIKSSVLAGNTAFDLEDARHAATRLLHNGPVRIKPVRGRAGRGQQLIADQAELEACLDGQDAEEVKQWGLVFEEHLQRVATFSVGQVTVAGITASYFGTQRLTRDDNGHEVYGGSKLSIVRGGYAELQALPLDAQAREAIDQAQCYEQAALEIYGLIASRRNYDIAQGVDHSGCQRSGVLEQSWRLGGASAAELVALQALQQDPQLSQVCASTYESYSDDAPSGAQLLQRRYIAPHGTLSRYVKVETDGRT
- a CDS encoding SDR family oxidoreductase encodes the protein MTRNQQNQYAMQNPLTQYPQPEFPSQQQPEPGLGQRMVPEPDHGEQSYVGFGRLVGRKALITGADSGIGRAAAIAYAREGADIVLNYLPEEETDALQVVKLIEAEGRRAVALPGDLKDEAFCTSLVANAVEALGGLDILVNVAGKQIAQHHISDLTTQQFDDTFKTNVYAMFWLCKAAVPHMPAGATIINTASIQSYDPSKTLLDYASTKAAIVAFTKALAGQVIDQGIRVNAVAPGPIWTVLQPTAGQPAEKIPTFGSQTPMKRPGQPAECASLYVLLASQESSYITGEVFGVTGGNPLP
- a CDS encoding CinA family protein; amino-acid sequence: MDVPQLVVEFLQERNSVLSTAESCTGGRIAALLTEASGCGSCLDCGYVVYSPSAKARELEVSQLTMDTFGLTSEEVVVEMAKGALMNSVANVAVATTGVTGDDAMDGVPPGTVWFAWAFQDNGNTQIVTRKERFFGSRKEVQLNSALYALKGILRWHP